A genomic segment from Castor canadensis chromosome 1, mCasCan1.hap1v2, whole genome shotgun sequence encodes:
- the LOC109676822 gene encoding olfactory receptor 5M10-like produces MSSLNQTAEMEFILLGLTDSPVLEKILFGVFLVVYLITLAANLCLIILIRTNSHFQTPMYFFLGHLSFVDICCSSNVTPSMLCSFLSDHKTISYAGCFTQCLLFISLVITEFYMLASMALDHYVAICSPLHYSTRMSKNVCISLVTFPYVFGFLNGLSQALLTFHLSFCGSHEINHFYCADPPLIMLASSDTYIKKMAMFVVAGFTLSSSLFIILLSYIFIFVSILRIHSAEGRHKAFSTCGSHLTTVTIFYGMLFCMYLRPPSEKSVEEYKVIAVLYTLLSPMLNPLIYSLSNKDVICAMQQVTKGQFFKRTAVLLCVHL; encoded by the coding sequence ATGTCCTCTCTAAACCAAACTGCAGAGATGGAATTCATTCTCTTGGGACTTACAGACAGCCCAGTGCTAGAGAAGATCCTGTTTGGGGTGTTCCTGGTGGTCTACCTGATCACACTGGCAGCAAATCTGTGTTTGATCATACTCATCAGGACCAATTCCCACTTCCAAacccccatgtatttcttccttggCCACCTGTCCTTTGTAGACATTTGCTGTTCTTCCAATGTTACTCCAAGCATGCTGTGCAGTTTCCTCTCAGACCACAAGACCATTTCCTATGCTGGATGCTTCACACAGTGTCTTCTCTTCATTAGCCTGGTGATCACTGAGTTTTATATGCTTGCTTCCATGGCACTGGATCACTATGTAGCCATTTGCAGCCCTTTGCATTACAGCACAAGAATGTCCAAGaatgtttgcatttctctggtcACCTTTCCTTACGTGTTTGGCTTCCTTAATGGACTCTCTCAGGCATTGCTGACTTTTCACTTATCTTTCTGTGGCTCCCATGAAATCAACCATTTCTACTGTGCTGACCCTCCTTTAATAATGCTGGCCTCCTCTGATACCTATATAAAAAAGATGGCGATGTTTGTAGTTGCTGGCTTTACTCTCTCAAGTTCTCTCTTCATCATTCTTCTGtcctacattttcatttttgtgtccATTTTGAGGATACATTCTGCTGAAGGCAGGCACAAAGCCTTTTCTACTTGTGGGTCCCACCTGACAACGGTCACCATATTTTACGGAATGCTTTTCTGCATGTACTTAAGACCTCCTTCAGAGAAATCTGTAGAGGAGTACAAAGTAATTGCCGTTTTGTATACTCTTTTGAGTCCAATGTTGAACCCATTAATCTATAGTCTAAGTAATAAGGATGTCATCTGTGCTATGCAGCAAGTGACCAAGGGTCAGTTCTTTAAAAGAACTGCAGTTTTGTTGTGTGTTCATTTGTAA
- the LOC109681093 gene encoding olfactory receptor 5M5-like, protein MFSLMHTLATEFILLGLTTHAKLQPILFVVFLLIYLITLTRNFGMILLIRFTPWLQTPMYFFLTRLACVDVFYSTNVSPQMLVNFLSEKKTISYIGYLAQCFVFVTLLLTEYYMLGAMAYDRYMAICNPLHYNSKMSRPVCICLVTFPYLWGSMVGTMQVILTSRLSFCGPNTINHFFCSDPPLLMLTCSDTYIKQTALFVSTEINLTGSLLITLTSYIFIFITILRIRSSEGQRKAFSTCGSHLTAVPMFYGSLFCMYLRPANEQSVEQGKIVSVFCIFVSPMLNPFIYSLRNNDVKQALR, encoded by the exons ATGTTTAGTTTAATGCACACTTTG GCAACTGAGTTTATTCTGCTGGGACTAACCACCCACGCAAAGCTTCAGCCCATCCTTTTTGTGGTGTTTCTCCTGATTTATCTCATTACCCTGACCAGGAACTTTGGGATGATTTTACTAATCAGATTCACACCCTGGCTGCAAACccccatgtattttttccttaccCGTTTAGCATGTGTGGATGTTTTTTATTCAACTAATGTCTCTCCTCAGATGCTTGTTAATTTCTTATCTGAAAAGAAGACCATTTCTTACATTGGATATCTGGCCCAGTGTTTTGTTTTCGTGACTCTGCTCCTTACTGAGTATTACATGCTTGGTGCCATGGCTTATGACCGGTACATGGCAATTTGTAACCCCTTACATTACAACAGCAAAATGTCTAGGCCAGTTTGCATCTGCCTGGTCACTTTTCCCTACCTCTGGGGCTCTATGGTAGGAACAATGCAGGTAATACTGACTTCTCGCTTGTCCTTTTGTGGACCTAACACCATCAACCATTTCTTCTGTTCTGACCCACCGCTGTTAATGCTGACATGTTCTGACACTTACATAAAGCAAACCGCCCTGTTTGTTTCCACAGAGATCAATCTCACAGGTTCTCTGCTCATTACCCTCACCTCCTATATTTTCATCTTCATCACCATTTTGAGGATCCGTTCCAGTGAAGGACAAcgcaaagccttctccacctgtggctCTCACCTGACAGCAGTCCCTATGTTTTATGGCTCCCTCTTTTGTATGTATCTGAGACCAGCAAATGAGCAGTCTGTTGAGCAAGGGAAAATTGTGtcagtgttttgtatttttgtgagtCCCATGCTGAATCCATTCATCTACAGCTTGAGAAACAATGATGTAAAACAGGCTTTGAGATAA